One genomic segment of Streptomyces sp. NBC_00239 includes these proteins:
- a CDS encoding LacI family DNA-binding transcriptional regulator has protein sequence MSQQPKPQAAAPAAPATSAAPPAPSRTVGSAPAGSASAASAASAPTSADVARLAGVSRATVSYVLNNAEAVRISEPTRRKVREAAEELGYVPHAAARSLRAGHTRIVLLPTAHVPVGPLYSRFLSELQWALRRLDYTVVQYGSLGLTGDQAARAWAELRPVAVISLGEIALSPRNVDTLKRAGARAVITLGPERVAGAHALVIDQREVGARAAAHLLERGRRRIGVVVPEEEGFDMFSAPRLEGVRAAAAEAGAEVTALPMAYTEESAARLAARRAELGLDAVFAYNDEYAMLLMRALQDAGTAIPDEVAVMGADDLLLGRLLRPRLSTVRIDLPGGDRLAGLVDRLVRESAGATERHDLMAAHAVAREST, from the coding sequence ATGTCACAGCAACCGAAACCGCAGGCAGCCGCACCGGCCGCACCGGCAACCTCCGCCGCCCCGCCCGCCCCGTCCCGGACCGTGGGGAGCGCGCCCGCCGGATCCGCGTCCGCCGCGTCCGCCGCGTCCGCGCCGACCAGCGCCGACGTGGCCCGGCTGGCCGGCGTCTCGCGCGCGACCGTCTCGTACGTGCTCAACAACGCCGAGGCCGTCCGGATCAGCGAGCCCACTCGCCGCAAGGTCCGCGAGGCCGCCGAAGAGCTCGGCTACGTCCCGCACGCCGCGGCCCGCAGCCTGCGCGCAGGGCACACCCGGATCGTGCTGCTGCCCACCGCCCACGTGCCCGTCGGCCCGCTCTACAGCCGCTTCCTCAGCGAACTCCAGTGGGCGCTGCGCCGCCTCGACTACACCGTCGTCCAGTACGGCAGCCTCGGCCTGACCGGCGACCAGGCCGCCCGCGCCTGGGCGGAACTGCGCCCGGTCGCGGTGATCTCCCTCGGCGAGATCGCCCTCTCGCCCCGCAACGTCGACACCCTCAAGCGGGCCGGCGCCCGGGCCGTGATCACCCTCGGACCCGAGCGGGTGGCCGGGGCGCACGCGCTCGTCATCGACCAGCGCGAGGTCGGCGCCCGCGCCGCCGCCCACCTCCTGGAGCGCGGCCGCCGCCGCATCGGCGTGGTCGTCCCCGAGGAGGAGGGCTTCGACATGTTCTCCGCCCCCCGCCTCGAAGGCGTACGCGCGGCCGCCGCGGAGGCCGGCGCCGAGGTCACGGCGCTGCCCATGGCCTACACCGAGGAGTCCGCGGCCCGCCTCGCCGCGCGCCGCGCGGAGCTGGGCCTGGACGCCGTGTTCGCGTACAACGACGAGTACGCGATGCTGCTGATGCGGGCCCTCCAGGACGCCGGCACCGCCATCCCCGACGAGGTGGCCGTCATGGGCGCCGACGACCTGCTCCTCGGCCGCCTGCTGCGCCCGCGCCTGAGCACCGTACGGATCGACCTGCCCGGCGGGGACCGGCTCGCCGGCCTCGTCGACCGGCTGGTGCGGGAATCCGCCGGGGCCACCGAGCGGCACGACCTGATGGCCGCCCACGCGGTGGCCCGCGAGTCCACCTGA
- a CDS encoding thiolase family protein: MSIRDVYIVDAVRTPIGKFGGAYAGVRPDDLAAHVVRALVDRTPELDPSRIDDVVFGDANGAGEDNRDVARMAVLLAGLPVSVPGVTVNRLCGSGLEAVIQAARAIALGDASVAIAGGVESMTRAPFVVPKPERAFPAGHQQMWSTTLGWRMTNPRMPEEWTVSLGEGAELVADKHGIGREAQDAFALDSHRKAAAAWAAGLYDGEVAPYPGVDLLRDECIRESSTPEALARLKPAFRPDGTVTAGNASPLNDGAAALLLTDEEGLRATGREPLARIRTSAVTGIEPQLFGLGPVDAVQRALTKAGRGFSDLTVFELNEAFAAQALGCLAEWPDLDPAVVNQRGGAIALGHPLGASGARLAGSVAHQLAAAGSGTGLAALCIGVGQGIALVLER, encoded by the coding sequence ATGAGCATCCGCGACGTGTACATCGTCGACGCCGTACGCACCCCGATCGGCAAGTTCGGCGGCGCGTACGCCGGGGTCCGGCCCGACGACCTGGCCGCGCACGTCGTGCGCGCGCTGGTGGACCGCACGCCCGAGCTCGACCCGTCCCGGATCGACGACGTCGTCTTCGGCGACGCGAACGGCGCGGGCGAGGACAACCGCGACGTGGCCCGCATGGCCGTGCTGCTCGCCGGACTGCCCGTCAGCGTCCCCGGCGTGACCGTCAACCGGCTGTGCGGCTCCGGCCTGGAGGCCGTGATCCAGGCCGCCCGCGCCATCGCCCTCGGTGACGCGTCCGTCGCCATCGCGGGCGGCGTCGAGTCCATGACCCGCGCGCCCTTCGTGGTGCCGAAGCCCGAACGCGCCTTCCCCGCCGGACACCAGCAGATGTGGTCCACCACGCTGGGCTGGCGCATGACGAACCCGCGGATGCCCGAGGAGTGGACCGTCTCCCTCGGCGAGGGCGCCGAACTCGTCGCCGACAAGCACGGCATCGGCCGCGAGGCGCAGGACGCCTTCGCCCTCGACAGCCACCGCAAGGCGGCCGCCGCCTGGGCCGCCGGGCTCTACGACGGCGAGGTCGCCCCCTACCCGGGCGTGGACCTGCTGCGCGACGAATGCATCCGGGAATCCTCCACCCCGGAGGCGCTGGCCAGGCTGAAGCCGGCCTTCCGGCCCGACGGCACGGTCACCGCGGGGAACGCCTCCCCGCTCAACGACGGCGCCGCGGCCCTGCTGCTCACCGACGAGGAGGGGCTGCGCGCCACCGGCCGGGAGCCGCTCGCCCGGATCCGCACCTCCGCCGTCACCGGCATCGAGCCGCAGCTCTTCGGCCTCGGCCCGGTCGACGCCGTCCAGCGGGCCTTGACCAAGGCCGGCCGCGGCTTCTCCGACCTCACCGTCTTCGAACTGAACGAGGCCTTCGCGGCCCAGGCGCTGGGCTGCCTCGCCGAGTGGCCCGACCTGGACCCGGCCGTGGTCAACCAGCGCGGCGGCGCCATCGCGCTCGGGCACCCGCTCGGCGCCTCGGGCGCCCGGCTCGCCGGTTCCGTGGCCCACCAGCTCGCCGCCGCCGGATCGGGCACCGGCCTGGCCGCGCTGTGCATCGGCGTCGGCCAGGGCATCGCCCTCGTCCTGGAGCGCTGA
- a CDS encoding aldehyde dehydrogenase family protein, whose product MPLLDPTTWQDGHDRTGGTAPVTEPATGDTLATVRLAAPADVAAAAARAESAQRDWARTPHTERAAVLRRAGDLFTEHAGELTTWLVRESGSIPGKAAFELHVAAQECYEAAALASRPAGQVLPSEAPRLSYTRRVPAGVVGVIAPFNAPLILSIRSVAPALALGNAALLKPDVRTAVCGGLALAAVFEAAGLPDGLLHVLPGGAATGRALVDEPRVRVLSFTGSTATGRAVGEAAGRALKRAHLELGGNSALIVLEDADVEAAVGQATWGSFFHQGQICMTAGRHLVHASLYDAYVELLATRAEALAVGDPYRAQVHLGPLIDAGQRDRVHALVEASTAAGAKLVAGGTHTDLYYRPTVLAGADDDTPAYAQEVFGPVAPVRSFRTLEEAAELAAAGPYGLSLGIVTRDTARGLDLADRIPTGIAHINDQTVNDEAVAPFGGVGASGTGARFGGEANLDAFTELRWTTVRREPAGHPF is encoded by the coding sequence ATGCCGCTGCTCGACCCGACGACCTGGCAGGACGGCCACGACCGCACCGGCGGCACCGCCCCGGTCACCGAACCGGCCACCGGCGACACCCTCGCCACCGTCCGGCTCGCCGCCCCCGCCGACGTGGCCGCCGCGGCCGCCCGCGCCGAGAGCGCCCAGCGCGACTGGGCCCGCACCCCGCACACCGAACGGGCCGCCGTCCTGCGCCGGGCCGGCGACCTGTTCACCGAGCACGCCGGGGAACTCACCACCTGGCTGGTCCGCGAATCCGGCTCGATCCCCGGCAAGGCCGCCTTCGAGCTGCACGTCGCCGCCCAGGAGTGCTACGAGGCCGCCGCCCTGGCCTCCCGCCCCGCCGGCCAGGTCCTGCCGAGCGAGGCTCCCAGGCTCTCGTACACCCGCCGGGTGCCGGCCGGCGTGGTCGGCGTCATCGCGCCGTTCAACGCCCCGCTGATCCTGTCGATCCGCTCGGTGGCCCCCGCCCTCGCGCTCGGCAACGCGGCCCTGCTCAAGCCGGACGTACGCACCGCCGTGTGCGGCGGGCTGGCCCTGGCCGCGGTGTTCGAGGCCGCCGGACTGCCCGACGGGCTGCTGCACGTGCTGCCCGGCGGGGCCGCCACCGGCCGCGCCCTCGTCGACGAACCCCGGGTGCGGGTCCTGTCGTTCACCGGCTCCACCGCCACCGGCCGGGCCGTCGGCGAAGCCGCCGGACGCGCCCTCAAGCGCGCCCACCTGGAGCTCGGCGGCAACTCGGCGCTGATCGTGCTCGAAGACGCCGACGTCGAGGCCGCCGTCGGCCAGGCCACCTGGGGCTCCTTCTTCCACCAGGGCCAGATCTGCATGACCGCGGGCCGCCACCTCGTGCACGCCTCCCTGTACGACGCCTACGTGGAGCTGCTCGCGACCCGCGCCGAGGCCCTCGCCGTCGGCGACCCGTACCGCGCGCAGGTGCACCTCGGCCCGCTCATCGACGCGGGCCAGCGCGACCGGGTGCACGCCCTCGTCGAGGCCAGCACCGCCGCGGGCGCCAAGCTCGTCGCCGGCGGCACCCACACGGACCTCTACTACCGGCCCACCGTCCTCGCGGGCGCCGACGACGACACCCCGGCCTACGCGCAGGAGGTCTTCGGCCCGGTCGCCCCCGTCCGTTCCTTCCGCACCCTGGAGGAGGCCGCCGAGCTCGCCGCGGCCGGCCCCTACGGGCTCTCCCTGGGCATCGTCACCCGCGACACCGCCCGCGGCCTCGACCTCGCCGACCGCATCCCCACCGGCATCGCCCACATCAACGACCAGACCGTCAACGACGAGGCCGTCGCCCCCTTCGGCGGAGTCGGGGCCTCCGGCACCGGCGCCCGGTTCGGCGGCGAGGCCAACCTCGACGCCTTCACCGAACTGCGCTGGACCACGGTCCGCCGCGAGCCCGCCGGGCACCCGTTCTGA
- the trxA gene encoding thioredoxin, which yields MATVELTKDNFDETVSTNGFVLIDFWASWCGPCRQFAPVFEKASEAHPDLVFAKVDTEAQQELAAAFEIRSIPTLMIIRDQVAVFAQPGALPENLLEDVIGQARALDMDEVRAKIAEAAGNGAADA from the coding sequence ATGGCCACCGTAGAACTCACCAAGGACAACTTCGACGAGACGGTCAGCACGAACGGATTCGTGCTCATCGACTTCTGGGCGTCCTGGTGCGGTCCGTGCCGGCAGTTCGCCCCGGTCTTCGAGAAGGCCTCCGAGGCCCACCCCGACCTCGTCTTCGCCAAGGTCGACACCGAGGCCCAGCAGGAGCTCGCCGCCGCCTTCGAGATCCGCTCCATCCCCACCCTGATGATCATCCGGGACCAGGTCGCGGTGTTCGCCCAGCCCGGCGCCCTGCCCGAGAACCTCCTGGAGGACGTCATCGGCCAGGCCCGCGCCCTCGACATGGACGAGGTGCGGGCGAAGATCGCGGAAGCGGCGGGAAACGGCGCGGCGGACGCCTGA
- a CDS encoding dihydrolipoyl dehydrogenase family protein: MTEAVEYDVVVLGGGPAGENVVDRTRAAGLTTAVVESELVGGECSYWACVPSKALLRPALARADARRVPGLAAAVRGPLDAPAVLAHRDWWTGHWKDDGQVDWLGSIGAHLYRGHGRLYGERKVAVTSPEGDHHILVARHAVVLATGTRAVVPDLPGVAGARPWTSREATGSQHVPDRLAVVGGSVVAVEMATAYQALGSRVTVLVRGAGLLPRMEPFAGELVAESLREAGADVRTGVTVEALVRDGTTGPVTVVLAGGETVEADEVLFATGRSPRTEDIGLDTVGLEAGGWLSVDDSCRVHGSDWLYAVGDVNHRALMTHQGKYQARVAGAAIAARAAGTPPLDTAPWGAHAATADTAALPQVVFTDPEAAAVGLSLAEAERAGHRVRAVDHDLGAVTGAGLYAHGYRGRARMVVDLDREVVLGATFVGPGVSELLHSATIAVAGEVPLARLWHAVPAFPTVSEVWLRLLEAYRDGPA; encoded by the coding sequence ATGACGGAAGCCGTGGAGTACGACGTCGTGGTCCTCGGCGGGGGACCGGCCGGCGAGAACGTCGTGGACCGGACCCGCGCCGCGGGACTCACCACCGCCGTGGTGGAATCCGAGCTGGTCGGCGGCGAATGCTCGTACTGGGCCTGCGTGCCCAGCAAGGCCCTGCTGCGCCCGGCTCTCGCCCGCGCCGACGCGCGCCGGGTACCGGGCCTCGCCGCCGCCGTGCGGGGGCCGCTGGACGCGCCCGCCGTGCTCGCCCACCGCGACTGGTGGACCGGGCACTGGAAGGACGACGGCCAGGTGGACTGGCTCGGCTCCATCGGCGCGCACCTCTACCGCGGCCACGGCCGGCTCTACGGGGAGAGGAAGGTCGCCGTCACCAGCCCCGAGGGCGACCACCACATCCTGGTCGCCCGGCACGCCGTGGTCCTCGCCACCGGCACCCGCGCCGTCGTCCCCGATCTGCCCGGCGTCGCCGGAGCCCGGCCCTGGACCAGCCGTGAGGCCACCGGCTCCCAGCACGTGCCGGACCGCCTCGCCGTCGTCGGCGGCTCCGTCGTCGCCGTGGAGATGGCCACCGCGTACCAGGCCCTCGGCTCCCGCGTGACCGTGCTGGTCCGCGGCGCCGGCCTGCTGCCTCGGATGGAGCCCTTCGCGGGCGAACTGGTCGCCGAGAGCCTGCGCGAGGCCGGCGCGGACGTCCGTACCGGCGTCACGGTGGAGGCATTGGTCCGCGACGGCACCACCGGACCCGTCACCGTCGTCCTGGCCGGCGGCGAGACCGTCGAGGCCGACGAGGTGCTCTTCGCGACCGGACGCTCCCCGCGCACCGAGGACATCGGGCTCGACACCGTCGGCCTCGAAGCCGGCGGCTGGCTCTCCGTCGACGACAGCTGCCGGGTGCACGGCAGCGACTGGCTGTACGCCGTCGGGGACGTCAACCACCGCGCCCTGATGACCCATCAGGGCAAGTACCAGGCCCGCGTCGCGGGCGCGGCCATCGCCGCACGGGCCGCCGGCACACCCCCGCTGGACACCGCCCCCTGGGGCGCCCACGCGGCGACCGCCGACACCGCGGCCCTCCCCCAGGTGGTCTTCACCGACCCGGAGGCCGCCGCCGTCGGACTGAGCCTCGCCGAAGCCGAGCGGGCCGGGCACCGGGTCCGCGCCGTCGACCACGACCTCGGCGCCGTCACGGGCGCCGGGCTCTACGCACACGGCTACCGCGGCCGCGCCCGGATGGTCGTCGACCTGGACCGCGAGGTCGTGCTCGGCGCCACCTTCGTCGGCCCGGGCGTGAGCGAACTCCTGCACTCCGCCACGATCGCCGTCGCGGGCGAGGTCCCACTCGCCCGGCTGTGGCACGCCGTCCCCGCCTTCCCGACCGTCAGCGAGGTCTGGCTGCGGCTCCTGGAGGCCTACCGCGACGGGCCGGCCTGA
- a CDS encoding RNA ligase, translated as MSQVHLTLHDLLPPQELAQALDAGHVIRKRHPRLPLSLYTYTRACQYEQVWNTATTRCRGLVADDVTGTVVALPLPKFFNVGEHEAGRPYAPALPDEPFEVYDKVDGSLAVVFHYADRWQVASRGSFTSEQATWAQRRLDTADTTALTPGVTYLAEILYPQNRIVVDYGDRRDLVLLAAFDAAGAEVPLADAAPAWAGIGSVVTVWPAMPLPELIALTTSNTRPDGAGATGTDAEGFVLRFASGVRAKAKFSEYVRLHKVLTGVTERDIWRSHGIQRFAGLPAGQVAQALGCSVADVEASGDKPLDALLEQVPDEFDAWVRERIEGMETAAARREAAVDEAFDALSPFAADRAAFARAAKALPDRGIRAAVFLRLDGRRTDLVGWRSVRPEAADPFTTDEEN; from the coding sequence ATGAGCCAGGTCCACCTGACTCTGCACGACCTGCTGCCGCCGCAGGAACTGGCGCAGGCCCTCGACGCCGGGCACGTCATCCGCAAGCGGCACCCCCGACTGCCGCTGTCGCTCTACACGTACACGCGCGCGTGCCAGTACGAGCAGGTCTGGAACACCGCCACCACCCGCTGCCGCGGACTCGTCGCCGACGACGTCACCGGCACGGTCGTGGCACTGCCGCTGCCGAAGTTCTTCAACGTCGGCGAGCACGAGGCAGGCCGGCCGTACGCGCCCGCCCTGCCCGACGAGCCGTTCGAGGTGTACGACAAGGTCGACGGCAGCCTCGCCGTGGTCTTCCACTACGCGGACCGCTGGCAGGTCGCCTCCCGGGGATCCTTCACCAGCGAACAGGCGACCTGGGCCCAGCGCCGCCTGGACACCGCGGACACCACCGCGCTGACCCCGGGCGTGACCTACCTCGCCGAGATCCTCTACCCGCAGAACCGCATCGTCGTCGACTACGGCGACCGCCGCGACCTGGTGCTCCTCGCCGCCTTCGACGCGGCCGGCGCGGAAGTCCCGCTGGCCGACGCCGCACCCGCCTGGGCGGGCATCGGCTCCGTCGTCACGGTCTGGCCGGCGATGCCGCTGCCCGAGCTGATCGCGCTGACGACCTCGAACACGCGGCCCGACGGCGCCGGGGCCACCGGGACCGACGCCGAGGGCTTCGTGCTCCGCTTCGCCTCCGGGGTACGGGCCAAGGCCAAGTTCTCCGAGTACGTGCGCCTGCACAAGGTGCTGACCGGGGTGACCGAGCGGGACATCTGGCGCAGCCACGGCATCCAGCGGTTCGCCGGACTGCCCGCCGGGCAGGTCGCGCAGGCCCTCGGCTGCTCCGTCGCGGACGTCGAGGCCTCCGGCGACAAGCCCCTCGACGCGCTGCTGGAGCAGGTGCCCGACGAGTTCGACGCCTGGGTGCGCGAGCGGATCGAGGGCATGGAGACCGCGGCCGCGCGCCGCGAGGCGGCCGTCGACGAGGCGTTCGACGCGCTGTCGCCGTTCGCCGCCGACCGGGCCGCCTTCGCACGCGCCGCCAAGGCACTGCCGGACCGCGGCATCCGGGCCGCCGTCTTCCTGCGCCTCGACGGGCGCCGCACCGACCTGGTCGGATGGCGCTCCGTACGGCCGGAGGCCGCCGACCCGTTCACGACCGATGAGGAGAACTGA
- a CDS encoding phosphatase domain-containing protein, translating to MPFVHVMTGLPASGKTTAARRLQEEAGGRMRRVNLDDLRAMLDVPAEDRGRSHGHEQTVLAVQDAAVRAAVEDGFDVVVDNTHLTPHIPKRLKAAVTGLAATFVVHDFTDVPVEECVRRDAARERGVGEEIIRILADKHTKATRGGWRLTADWLNQRPGVEPYVADPALPAAVLCDIDGTLALRGDRGPYDFTRCELDLLNVPVRRALAAFRRADGDTIVLLSGRSEEYRTQTEAWLRRYDVPYDELWMRAESDGRSDDIVKAELFDRHVRHRFAVRVSLDDRDRVVAVWRRMGLPTWQVNYGNF from the coding sequence GTGCCCTTCGTACACGTCATGACGGGGCTGCCCGCCTCGGGGAAGACGACGGCCGCCCGCCGGCTCCAGGAGGAGGCCGGGGGCCGGATGCGCCGGGTCAACCTCGACGACCTGCGGGCCATGCTCGACGTGCCCGCCGAGGACCGGGGCCGCTCGCACGGGCACGAGCAGACCGTGCTGGCGGTGCAGGACGCCGCGGTGCGCGCGGCCGTCGAGGACGGCTTCGACGTGGTCGTCGACAACACGCACCTGACCCCGCACATCCCCAAGCGCCTGAAGGCCGCCGTCACGGGCCTGGCCGCCACCTTCGTCGTGCACGACTTCACGGACGTGCCCGTCGAGGAGTGCGTGCGGCGCGACGCCGCCCGGGAGCGCGGCGTCGGCGAGGAGATCATCAGGATCCTCGCCGACAAGCACACGAAGGCCACCCGGGGCGGCTGGCGGCTCACCGCGGACTGGCTCAACCAGCGGCCGGGCGTCGAGCCGTACGTGGCCGACCCGGCGCTGCCCGCGGCGGTGCTGTGCGACATCGACGGCACCCTCGCGCTGCGCGGGGACCGCGGCCCGTACGACTTCACGCGCTGCGAACTCGACCTGCTGAACGTGCCGGTCCGCCGGGCGCTGGCCGCGTTCCGGCGGGCCGACGGCGACACGATCGTGCTGCTCTCGGGGCGCAGCGAGGAGTACCGGACGCAGACGGAGGCCTGGCTGCGGCGGTACGACGTGCCGTACGACGAGCTGTGGATGCGCGCGGAGAGCGACGGGCGCAGCGACGACATCGTGAAGGCGGAACTGTTCGACCGGCACGTCCGGCACCGGTTCGCGGTCCGGGTGTCGCTGGACGACCGGGACCGGGTGGTCGCGGTGTGGCGCCGGATGGGCCTGCCCACCTGGCAGGTCAACTACGGCAACTTCTAG
- a CDS encoding LysR family transcriptional regulator translates to MQLELRHLEAVCRIAEAGSLGRAAHRLGVSQPALSAQLRRIERVAGGELFVRGRNGVEPTPLGEFVLSKARRVLGEMDELVAGARAVATDTPLRLGCILLVLLDELLVQIDDVMEGQDIAVSLEDSATALTRMLGAGQYDVIAYGEVNDHEVPLPAGTAARTLIQKEPFCVRMSAAHPLAGRGRVELADLAGESWMTMVEDDDGGPEALADACAKAGFTPSLRYRITDRKMHYDLIAAGRAVSLSQPTAAPAEGTVMVPIAGDPVTGRIRLAWNRSAVSARQADLLYRAAGRAYLANVPNNPFHQAWWEARPELHPVLD, encoded by the coding sequence ATGCAGCTGGAGTTGAGGCATCTGGAAGCGGTCTGCCGGATAGCGGAAGCGGGAAGTCTGGGACGCGCGGCCCACCGCCTCGGGGTGTCGCAGCCTGCCCTGTCCGCCCAGCTCCGCCGCATCGAACGGGTCGCGGGCGGCGAGCTCTTCGTCCGCGGCCGCAACGGCGTCGAGCCCACCCCGCTGGGCGAGTTCGTGCTCTCCAAGGCCCGCCGGGTGCTCGGCGAGATGGACGAACTGGTCGCCGGAGCCCGGGCCGTCGCCACCGACACACCGCTGCGGCTCGGCTGCATCCTGCTGGTACTGCTCGACGAACTGCTGGTCCAGATCGATGACGTGATGGAGGGTCAGGACATCGCGGTGAGCCTGGAGGACTCGGCGACCGCGCTGACCCGGATGCTGGGCGCCGGCCAGTACGACGTCATCGCGTACGGCGAGGTCAACGACCACGAAGTGCCGCTGCCGGCGGGCACGGCGGCCCGTACGCTCATCCAGAAGGAGCCGTTCTGCGTGCGCATGTCGGCGGCGCACCCGCTGGCCGGCCGCGGCCGGGTGGAACTGGCCGACCTGGCGGGCGAGTCGTGGATGACGATGGTCGAGGACGACGACGGCGGCCCCGAGGCGCTCGCCGACGCCTGCGCGAAGGCCGGGTTCACCCCGTCACTGCGCTACCGCATCACCGACCGCAAGATGCACTACGACCTGATCGCCGCGGGCCGCGCGGTCTCCCTCAGCCAGCCGACGGCCGCGCCCGCCGAGGGCACGGTCATGGTGCCGATCGCCGGCGACCCGGTCACCGGGCGCATCCGGCTGGCCTGGAACCGCTCGGCGGTCTCCGCCCGCCAGGCCGACCTGCTCTACCGCGCGGCCGGCCGGGCCTACCTCGCGAACGTCCCCAACAACCCCTTCCACCAGGCCTGGTGGGAGGCCCGCCCGGAGCTGCACCCGGTGCTGGACTGA
- a CDS encoding M4 family metallopeptidase translates to MQSTRLTATVAALALTASLAGAIAGTASAAPRQQPVPPQQGKSLALAAADRAAASGLDGLRHGADEDLVRTAVTPWANGLYYAAYERTYRGLPVVGGDAVVLTDSRGKVRDIAAAAAPAIRVGTTAKVTKAAALATARKQLAKVESASAPRLTVLIKGGKAVLAWRTTVSGRTAKNAPSVLDTFVDARTGAVTRSTDKILHADGRGYHNGNVTIDTAASSMTDTSRGGFKCGGQNGSAYTGSSPWGNGGANDLVTACVDIMYAAQRESDMLKNWFGYNGINGQGGMVPARAGLSEVNAYYDGTKTTYGRNQNQTNQLTGIDVVAHEYGHEIFDKTPGSSGSSNENGGMNESTGDIFGALTEHYANNPNDTPDYTVGEKLNFLGDNKPIRYMYNPSLANNDPNCYNQLTSGTEVHAAAGPQNHWFYLLAEGSSPGGGKPNSPICSGGPSSVTGIGIQKAGKIFMGALLAKTSSWNHAAARRATLASAKNTYGSAECLAVKTAWDAIRVPAQSGETDCGGTTTPDFSLALNPAAGSVQAGGSVTSTVNTSTTGGSAQTVQLSATGQPGGVTVGFSPSSVTSGGSSTMTVSVAAGTANGTYPITVKGTGTATHSVTYNLTVGTTTPPTGCDNPENTYQGTLSSGQAAVQPNGSYYYSATSGAHVGCLRGPAGTDFDLYLQKWNGSGWVDVAVSGSAGENEDIRYNGTAGYYRYVVDAYSGSGTYTLGLSAP, encoded by the coding sequence GTGCAGTCCACCAGACTGACCGCCACCGTGGCGGCCCTGGCGTTGACCGCGAGCCTCGCCGGCGCGATCGCCGGCACCGCCTCGGCCGCCCCCCGCCAGCAGCCCGTGCCTCCCCAGCAGGGCAAGTCCCTGGCGCTCGCCGCCGCCGACCGGGCCGCCGCGAGCGGCCTCGACGGCCTGCGGCACGGCGCCGACGAGGACCTCGTCCGCACCGCGGTGACCCCCTGGGCGAACGGCCTCTACTACGCCGCCTACGAGCGCACCTACCGCGGCCTGCCCGTGGTGGGCGGCGACGCTGTCGTCCTCACCGACAGCCGGGGCAAGGTCCGCGACATCGCCGCGGCCGCCGCGCCCGCCATCCGCGTCGGCACCACGGCCAAGGTCACCAAGGCCGCCGCCCTCGCCACCGCCCGCAAGCAGCTCGCCAAGGTCGAGAGCGCGAGCGCGCCCCGGCTGACGGTCCTCATCAAGGGCGGCAAGGCCGTACTCGCCTGGCGCACCACGGTCAGCGGCCGCACCGCCAAGAACGCGCCGAGCGTCCTCGACACCTTCGTGGACGCCCGCACCGGCGCCGTCACCCGGTCCACCGACAAGATCCTGCACGCGGACGGCCGCGGCTACCACAACGGCAACGTCACCATCGACACCGCCGCGTCCTCGATGACCGACACCAGCCGCGGCGGCTTCAAGTGCGGCGGCCAGAACGGCAGCGCGTACACCGGATCCTCGCCCTGGGGCAACGGCGGCGCCAACGACCTCGTGACCGCCTGCGTCGACATCATGTACGCGGCCCAGCGCGAGTCCGACATGCTCAAGAACTGGTTCGGGTACAACGGGATCAACGGCCAGGGCGGCATGGTCCCCGCCCGCGCCGGCCTCAGCGAGGTCAACGCCTACTACGACGGCACCAAGACCACGTACGGCCGCAACCAGAACCAGACCAACCAGCTCACCGGCATCGACGTCGTGGCACACGAGTACGGCCACGAGATCTTCGACAAGACGCCGGGCAGCTCGGGTTCGAGCAACGAGAACGGTGGGATGAACGAATCCACCGGTGACATCTTCGGCGCGCTGACCGAGCACTACGCGAACAACCCGAACGACACCCCGGACTACACCGTCGGCGAGAAGCTGAACTTCCTCGGCGACAACAAGCCCATCCGGTACATGTACAACCCGTCGCTCGCCAACAACGACCCCAACTGTTACAACCAGTTGACCTCCGGCACCGAGGTGCACGCCGCGGCCGGACCGCAGAACCACTGGTTCTACCTGCTGGCCGAGGGCTCCAGCCCGGGCGGCGGCAAGCCGAACAGCCCCATATGCAGCGGCGGTCCCTCGTCCGTGACGGGCATCGGCATCCAGAAGGCCGGCAAGATCTTCATGGGCGCCCTGCTCGCCAAGACCTCGTCCTGGAACCACGCGGCCGCCCGCAGGGCCACCCTGGCGAGCGCCAAGAACACGTACGGAAGCGCCGAGTGCCTCGCGGTCAAGACCGCCTGGGACGCCATCCGGGTCCCCGCCCAGTCCGGCGAGACCGACTGCGGCGGCACCACCACCCCGGACTTCTCGCTCGCCCTGAACCCGGCCGCCGGCTCGGTCCAGGCCGGCGGCTCGGTGACCTCCACCGTCAACACGAGCACCACCGGCGGCAGCGCGCAGACCGTCCAGCTCTCCGCGACCGGACAGCCCGGTGGCGTCACGGTCGGCTTCAGCCCGTCCTCGGTGACCTCCGGCGGCTCCTCCACCATGACGGTCTCGGTGGCCGCGGGCACGGCGAACGGCACGTACCCGATCACCGTCAAGGGCACCGGCACCGCCACCCACTCGGTCACCTACAACCTGACGGTGGGCACGACCACCCCGCCGACCGGCTGTGACAACCCCGAGAACACCTACCAGGGCACCCTGAGCTCCGGCCAGGCCGCGGTCCAGCCGAACGGCTCGTACTACTACTCGGCGACCTCCGGCGCCCACGTGGGCTGCCTGCGCGGCCCGGCCGGCACCGACTTCGACCTCTACCTGCAGAAGTGGAACGGCTCGGGCTGGGTGGACGTGGCCGTCTCCGGCAGCGCGGGCGAGAACGAGGACATCCGCTACAACGGCACCGCCGGCTACTACCGCTACGTGGTGGACGCCTACAGCGGCTCCGGCACCTACACCCTGGGTCTGAGCGCCCCGTAA